A genome region from Mauremys reevesii isolate NIE-2019 linkage group 12, ASM1616193v1, whole genome shotgun sequence includes the following:
- the LOC120375394 gene encoding zinc finger protein 551-like — protein sequence MSRLHTGERPYECRECGKSFTSSSSLSKHQRIHTGERPYECCECGKSFITSSDLSKHQIIHTEKRPYECSECGKTFTSSSSLSKHQIIHTGKRPYECRECGKTFNRSSALSQHQRIHTGERPYECRECGKSFSISSALSQHQRIHTGERPFECTECGKTFTYRSNLVLHKRLHTGERPYECSECGKSFTRSSNLTGHQRIHTGERPYVCSECGKTFNHRSHLLTHLRIHTGERPYVCSDCGKNFIHRQQLNCHQRIHTGMRPNGSSECGKTLSCH from the exons ATGtcg agactccacacaggggagaggccctatgaatgccgtgagtgtgggaaaagcttcactagcagctcaagcctttctaaacatcagagaatccacacaggggagaggccctatgaatgctgtgagtgtgggaaaagctttattaccagctcagacctttctaaacatcagataatccacacagagaagagaccctatgaatgcagtgagtgtgggaaaaccttcactagcagctcaagcctttctaaacatcagataatccacacagggaagaggccctatgaatgccgtgagtgtgggaaaaccttcaatcgcagctcagccctttctcaacatcagagaatccacacaggggagaggccctatgaatgccgtgagtgtggaaaaagcttctctatcagctcagccctttctcaacatcagagaatccacacaggggagaggccctttgaatgcactgagtgtgggaaaacattCACTTACAGATCAAATCTTGTTCTTCATaagagactccacacaggggagaggccctatgaatgcagtgagtgtgggaaaagcttcactcgcagctcaaaccttactgggcatcagagaatccacacaggagagaggccgtatgtatgcagtgagtgtgggaaaaccttcaatcacagatcacaccttcttacccatctcagaatccacacaggagagaggccctatgtatgcagtgATTGTGGAAAAAACTTCATTCACCGCCAGCAGCTTAAttgccatcagagaatccacacaggtatgcgacccaatggaagcagtgagtgtgggaaaaccttgtcttgccactga